The proteins below come from a single Rosa rugosa chromosome 2, drRosRugo1.1, whole genome shotgun sequence genomic window:
- the LOC133733954 gene encoding uncharacterized protein LOC133733954 — MSLCEDFTAYERLGADGRHPDVAGFLKSRGIVMADTGGSPGPNSTRSLSRIIQKWYTVGPPEDRCLICCLDEHTSFLCPYNVEVPKNAIVGSGCDVICKVCDRLFFGRCCNQDTGRAKLKFCDICFKYGEHWMLQCPRKPECDLSKIGDSSDHLIACAATGRPPIVNVRKKKKINAV; from the exons ATGTCTCTCTGTGAGGATTTTACAGCTTACGAACGGCTTGGGGCCGACGGCCGCCACCCCGATG TTGCCGGCTTCCTGAAATCACGTGGCATTGTTATGGCAGACACTGGTGGTTCTCCTG GACCAAACAGCACTCGCAGTTTGTCACGCATCATTCAGAAGTGGTATACAGTCGGCCCCCCTG AGGATAGATGTTTGATTTGTTGCTTGGATGAACACACTTCATTTCTATGCCCGTACAATGTTGAAGTCCCAAAGAATGCAATTGTAGGCAGCGGCTGTGACGTAATTTGTAAGGTTTGTGATCGTTTGTTCTTTGGGCGCTGTTGTAACCAAGATACAGGACGTGCTAAGCTCAAGTTTTGTGATATCTGTTTCAAGTATGGCGAACACTGGATGCTGCAGTGCCCACGCAAGCCTGAATGTGATCTCAGTAAAATCGGGGATTCTTCTGATCACTTAATTGCATGTGCAGCTACAGGTCGTCCTCCAATTGTAAATgtgaggaagaaaaagaagataaatgCTGTGTAA
- the LOC133730834 gene encoding uncharacterized protein LOC133730834, with the protein MPTFSNPLSLIPPLMNLLSKGYFQLLPLCFSSLPSRFDPKGCPLKLHFTGWRLDHYDLQTWVERLAPIHQWTWKKAGIYEAIFSSTYEIKRKKDLVCGFAEKWCCETNTFIFPWGEATITLEDVMVLGGFSVLGDSVFCPLKSTELKEVEEKLEQKRLGLYTCTTVLTRLWMEKFMNSGSELEHEAFLVFWLARYVFNHHNMVKEAVISIAIRLARGIRIALAPAVLASIYKELSILKTTLVSDEFRACDDVLKLTIHSPFQLVQVWAWERFLELRPKPNVISYGEPRMARWDKVDGLNVQNWRRVLDSTGEDFMWRPYAMAIENWSPKYYLEKEMRVCPGLDDELLSFAICLRVTELDGFGTITQYLPHRVARQFGFDQDIPCSVDRSDKDSNMLCGKEDPHRAWKHHIREIKNVKLYVPSRLSEADVSTRYLKWWEETVSCIKHMREPSMPEKKKENSTQGSLPKDKHVPMHPGFLPKKVVEGSTERNMITDFTIPSVSYLKSLEKLVQASKGSNEGNDSFFPPGFPPRGDRIEAGAPMDDDENVKTRKRGGREKLSGEVQNLESSMSFEGSNNCMLSGKIEKEISLSEALVGGSKAKSNVETIKGYTARSQAMNTVSITTNNCAFSSSLLEILFTLKEFQKQFSELKAKVSRLESVVDMSQANAKGASFRNN; encoded by the coding sequence ATGCCTACTTTTTCAAACCCATTGTCCCTTATTCCTCCATTGATGAACCTCCTTTCAAAAGGCTACTTTCAACTGCTCCCTCTCTGTTTTTCCTCCCTCCCTTCCCGTTTTGACCCAAAAGGCTGCCCATTGAAGCTTCATTTTACCGGTTGGCGTCTCGACCACTACGATTTGCAGACTTGGGTCGAACGCTTGGCCCCCATTCACCAATGGACATGGAAGAAAGCTGGTATTTATGAAGCCATCTTCAGTTCCACGTACGAaatcaaaaggaaaaaggatttGGTTTGTGGGTTTGCAGAGAAATGGTGTTGTGAGACCAACACATTCATCTTTCCTTGGGGTGAAGCAACCATCACATTGGAGGATGTTATGGTTTTGGGAGGCTTTTCGGTTCTGGGTGACTCTGTTTTCTGCCCTCTTAAAAGCACAGAGCTGAAGGAAGTAGAAGAGAAACTTGAGCAGAAGCGACTGGGACTCTACACTTGCACGACTGTTCTCACAAGATTATGGATGGAGAAATTCATGAATAGTGGGAGTGAACTCGAGCACGAAGCATTTCTTGTCTTTTGGTTGGCCAGGTATGTTTTCAACCATCATAATATGGTAAAAGAGGCTGTGATTTCTATTGCAATTCGTTTAGCTAGGGGGATTCGAATTGCGCTTGCACCGGCTGTTCTAGCCAGCATTTACAAAGAATTGAGTATCTTAAAAACGACTCTTGTATCAGATGAATTCAGAGCCTGTGATGATGTCTTAAAACTCACCATTCACTCACCATTTCAATTAGTTCAGGTTTGGGCATGGGAAAGGTTTTTGGAACTTAGGCCAAAACCCAATGTTATTAGCTATGGTGAGCCAAGGATGGCTCGATGGGATAAAGTAGATGGTCTGAATGTTCAAAATTGGAGGAGGGTTTTAGACTCCACCGGGGAAGATTTCATGTGGCGCCCTTATGCCATGGCCATTGAGAACTGGAGTCCTAAATACTATTTGGAAAAGGAAATGAGGGTTTGTCCTGGTTTGGATGATGAACTCCTGTCATTTGCCATATGCTTGAGGGTGACTGAGTTAGATGGGTTCGGTACTATTACACAATACCTTCCTCATAGGGTAGCTAGGCAATTTGGATTTGATCAAGACATTCCATGTTCCGTTGATAGATCCGACAAGGATTCCAATATGCTTTGTGGAAAAGAAGATCCTCATAGAGCCTGGAAACATCACATTAGGGAAATTAAGAATGTAAAATTGTATGTTCCATCTAGACTTTCTGAGGCAGATGTGAGCACAAGATACCTGAAATGGTGGGAGGAAACAGTGTCCTGTATCAAGCACATGAGAGAGCCTAGCATgccagaaaaaaagaaagaaaacagtaCTCAAGGATCACTACCAAAGGATAAACATGTCCCCATGCATCCTGGGTTTCTGCCAAAGAAAGTTGTTGAAGGTTCAACAGAAAGGAACATGATTACTGATTTCACCATTCCTTCAGTTTCTTACCTAAAAAGTTTGGAAAAACTAGTGCAGGCCTCAAAAGGAAGCAATGAGGGTAATGATTCCTTTTTTCCTCCAGGGTTTCCTCCCAGAGGTGATAGGATTGAAGCTGGAGCTCCTATGGATGATGATGAAAATGTCAAAACTAGAAAACGTGGTGGCAGAGAGAAGTTATCAGGTGAAGTTCAGAATTTGGAATCTTCAATGTCCTTTGAAGGTTCTAATAATTGTATGCTATCAGgaaaaattgagaaagagaTAAGCTTGAGTGAAGCTTTGGTTGGAGGATCCAAGGCGAAGTCAAATGTTGAAACTATCAAGGGGTATACTGCAAGAAGTCAAGCCATGAACACTGTAAGTATCACGACCAATAATTGTGCTTTTAGTAGCTCTTTATTGGAGATACTGTTTACCCTAAAAGAGTTCCAGAAACAGTTTTCAGAACTTAAAGCAAAGGTTAGCAGGCTTGAAAGTGTGGTGGACATGTCACAAGCAAACGCTAAAGGAGCGAGTTTTAGGAATAACTAA